Proteins from a genomic interval of Staphylococcus debuckii:
- a CDS encoding class I SAM-dependent methyltransferase encodes MSHYYDRDPEVASHKENFKYRYQQDELNLMTDSGVFSKGKIDYGSDLLLRTFLKEHPPGPSKTIIDVGCGYGPIGLMIAKVSPHHKVILLDVNHRALELAKENSEKNHIDNVVIQESDGLAEISDDSADMIVTNPPIRAGKSVVHGILEDAYSKLKKDGELYVVIQKKQGMPSAKKKMEAVFGNVTTLTKDKGYYILKSKR; translated from the coding sequence ATGAGTCATTATTATGATAGAGATCCAGAAGTAGCAAGTCATAAAGAAAATTTTAAGTATCGTTATCAGCAGGATGAATTAAACCTTATGACTGACTCAGGCGTATTTTCCAAAGGGAAGATCGATTATGGATCCGACTTATTATTAAGAACATTTCTAAAAGAACATCCTCCCGGTCCAAGTAAAACAATTATAGATGTAGGGTGCGGTTATGGGCCGATTGGATTGATGATTGCAAAAGTATCTCCGCATCATAAAGTAATACTTTTGGATGTTAATCATCGTGCTTTGGAATTGGCTAAAGAAAATAGCGAAAAGAACCATATTGATAATGTGGTGATACAAGAAAGTGATGGATTAGCTGAAATTTCAGATGACAGTGCAGACATGATTGTAACAAACCCTCCTATCAGAGCGGGTAAATCAGTTGTACATGGAATATTAGAAGATGCATATTCAAAATTAAAAAAAGATGGCGAACTTTATGTCGTAATTCAAAAGAAACAAGGCATGCCATCAGCCAAAAAGAAAATGGAAGCTGTTTTTGGCAATGTCACAACCCTAACTAAAGATAAAGGGTATTATATTTTAAAAAGCAAGCGTTAA
- the rplL gene encoding 50S ribosomal protein L7/L12, producing the protein MANQEQIIEAIKEMSVLELNDLVKAIEEEFGVTAAAPVAAAGAAGGGEAAEKTEFDVELTSAGSSKIKVVKAVKDATGLGLKDAKELVDNAPKVIKEALPKEEAEKLKEQLEEVGASVELK; encoded by the coding sequence ATGGCTAATCAAGAACAAATCATTGAAGCAATTAAAGAAATGTCAGTATTAGAATTAAATGACTTAGTAAAAGCAATTGAAGAAGAATTTGGTGTAACTGCAGCAGCTCCAGTAGCAGCAGCAGGTGCAGCAGGCGGCGGCGAAGCTGCTGAAAAAACTGAATTTGACGTTGAGTTAACTTCAGCTGGATCATCTAAAATCAAAGTTGTTAAAGCTGTTAAAGACGCAACTGGTTTAGGATTGAAAGATGCTAAAGAATTAGTAGACAACGCTCCTAAAGTAATCAAAGAAGCTTTACCTAAAGAAGAAGCTGAAAAACTTAAAGAACAATTAGAAGAAGTTGGCGCTTCAGTAGAATTGAAATAA
- the rplJ gene encoding 50S ribosomal protein L10 — MSGIIEAKKQLVEQIADQLKNSVSTVIVNYRGLTVAEVTELRKQLREAGVEYKVYKNTMLRRAAEQAGLEGLDEFLTGPTAIATTTDDVVAPAKVIAGFAKEHEALEIKTGVMDGSIISAEEVETVGSLPSHDGLVSMLLSVLQAPVRNFAYAVKAVGESKEEESAE; from the coding sequence ATGTCTGGAATTATTGAAGCAAAAAAACAATTAGTTGAACAAATTGCAGATCAACTTAAAAATTCTGTTTCAACAGTAATCGTGAATTACCGTGGTTTAACAGTAGCTGAAGTAACAGAATTACGTAAACAATTACGTGAAGCTGGTGTTGAGTACAAAGTATACAAAAACACTATGTTACGTCGTGCTGCAGAACAAGCTGGCCTTGAAGGTCTTGACGAATTCTTAACAGGTCCGACAGCTATTGCAACAACTACTGATGACGTAGTTGCTCCTGCAAAAGTTATCGCTGGATTTGCAAAAGAACACGAAGCTTTAGAAATTAAAACAGGCGTAATGGACGGAAGCATTATTTCAGCTGAAGAAGTTGAAACTGTTGGTTCTTTACCATCACACGACGGTCTTGTATCTATGTTACTTTCTGTATTACAAGCTCCTGTTCGCAATTTCGCTTATGCAGTTAAAGCAGTTGGAGAATCTAAAGAAGAAGAAAGTGCTGAATAA
- the rplA gene encoding 50S ribosomal protein L1, whose product MAKKGKKYLDAASKVDRNEHYSVEDAISLAKETSVANFDATVEVAFRLGIDTRKNDQQIRGAVVLPHGTGKTQRVLVFAKGDKASEAEAAGADYVGESEYATKIQQGWFDFDVVVATPDMMGEVGKLGRVLGPKGLMPNPKTGTVTMDVKKAVEEIKAGKVEYRAEKAGIIHASIGKVSFSTEDLIENFNTLQDVIAKAKPASAKGTYFKSVAVTTTMGPGVKVDTSNFKL is encoded by the coding sequence ATGGCTAAAAAAGGTAAAAAGTATCTAGATGCTGCTAGCAAAGTTGATCGCAACGAACACTATAGTGTTGAAGACGCAATCAGCTTAGCTAAAGAAACAAGCGTTGCTAACTTTGATGCAACTGTTGAAGTAGCATTCCGTTTAGGTATCGATACTCGTAAAAACGACCAGCAAATCCGTGGTGCAGTAGTATTACCGCACGGAACTGGTAAAACTCAACGTGTATTAGTATTCGCAAAAGGTGATAAAGCTTCTGAAGCAGAAGCTGCAGGCGCTGATTACGTAGGTGAATCAGAATACGCTACTAAAATCCAACAAGGCTGGTTCGACTTTGATGTAGTTGTTGCTACACCAGATATGATGGGCGAAGTTGGTAAATTAGGTCGTGTATTAGGACCTAAAGGTTTAATGCCTAACCCTAAAACAGGTACAGTAACTATGGATGTTAAAAAAGCAGTTGAAGAAATCAAAGCTGGTAAAGTTGAATACCGCGCTGAAAAAGCTGGTATCATCCACGCTTCAATTGGTAAAGTATCATTCAGCACTGAAGACTTAATTGAAAACTTCAATACGCTTCAAGATGTGATTGCTAAAGCTAAACCAGCTTCTGCAAAAGGTACTTACTTCAAATCTGTTGCAGTTACAACTACAATGGGTCCTGGTGTTAAAGTAGATACTTCTAACTTCAAACTATAA
- the rplK gene encoding 50S ribosomal protein L11, with the protein MAKKVEKVVKLQIPAGKANPAPPVGPALGQAGVNIMGFCKEFNARTQEQAGLIIPVEISVYEDRSFTFITKTPPAPVLLKKAAGVEKGSGEPNKNKVASVTKDQVREIAQTKMPDLNAADEEAAMRIIEGTARSMGITVE; encoded by the coding sequence GTGGCTAAAAAAGTAGAAAAAGTAGTTAAATTACAAATTCCTGCAGGTAAAGCGAACCCAGCACCACCAGTTGGTCCAGCATTAGGTCAAGCAGGTGTGAACATCATGGGATTCTGTAAAGAGTTCAATGCAAGAACACAAGAACAAGCAGGTTTAATTATTCCGGTAGAAATCAGTGTATATGAAGACCGTTCATTTACATTCATTACTAAAACTCCACCGGCTCCAGTACTACTTAAAAAAGCAGCTGGCGTTGAAAAAGGTTCTGGTGAACCTAACAAAAACAAAGTTGCTTCAGTAACTAAAGATCAAGTACGTGAAATCGCTCAAACAAAAATGCCTGACTTAAATGCGGCTGATGAAGAAGCGGCTATGCGTATTATCGAAGGTACTGCTCGTAGTATGGGTATCACTGTAGAATAA
- the nusG gene encoding transcription termination/antitermination protein NusG, with amino-acid sequence MSEEVGAKRWYAVHTYSGYENKVKKNLEKRVESMNMTEQIFRVVIPEEEETQVKDGKAKKLTKKTFPGYVLVELVMTDESWYVVRNTPGVTGFVGSAGAGSKPNPLLPDEVRFILKQMGMKEKTIDVEVEVGEQVRIKSGPFANQVGEVQEIEADKFKLTVLVDMFGRETPVEVEFDQIEKL; translated from the coding sequence ATGTCTGAGGAAGTTGGAGCAAAGCGTTGGTATGCCGTGCATACTTACTCTGGCTACGAAAATAAAGTTAAAAAGAATTTAGAAAAACGTGTGGAATCGATGAATATGACAGAACAAATTTTTAGAGTTGTCATACCAGAAGAAGAAGAAACACAAGTCAAAGACGGTAAAGCGAAGAAATTGACGAAAAAAACATTTCCAGGTTACGTTTTAGTGGAATTAGTAATGACAGATGAATCATGGTATGTCGTTCGAAATACACCAGGTGTAACTGGATTTGTTGGATCGGCTGGTGCTGGTTCTAAACCTAATCCGCTGCTTCCGGATGAAGTCCGCTTTATCTTGAAACAAATGGGAATGAAAGAGAAAACAATCGATGTAGAAGTTGAAGTCGGTGAACAAGTACGTATCAAATCAGGCCCATTTGCTAACCAAGTCGGTGAAGTGCAAGAAATCGAAGCAGATAAATTCAAATTGACTGTATTAGTAGATATGTTCGGTAGAGAAACTCCAGTTGAAGTAGAATTTGATCAAATCGAGAAACTTTAA
- the secE gene encoding preprotein translocase subunit SecE, translating into MAEDKKKAPKDSFFKGVISEMEKTSWPTKEELLKYTTIVIVTVVFFLLFFYALDLGIGELIKLIS; encoded by the coding sequence ATGGCTGAAGATAAGAAAAAAGCACCTAAAGATAGTTTCTTTAAAGGCGTTATTTCTGAAATGGAGAAGACAAGTTGGCCGACTAAAGAAGAATTGTTGAAATATACAACTATTGTTATCGTAACAGTAGTATTCTTCTTACTCTTCTTCTATGCCTTAGATTTGGGAATCGGTGAATTGATAAAATTAATTAGTTAA
- the rpmG gene encoding 50S ribosomal protein L33 produces MKKVPLNCEVCGNRNYTVPKNSDLAERLVLKKYCKTCNAHTIHKESK; encoded by the coding sequence ATGAAGAAAGTCCCGCTCAATTGTGAAGTATGCGGAAATAGAAATTATACCGTTCCAAAGAACAGCGACCTTGCAGAGAGATTAGTATTGAAGAAGTATTGCAAAACTTGTAATGCACATACGATACACAAGGAATCGAAGTAG